One window of the Benincasa hispida cultivar B227 chromosome 3, ASM972705v1, whole genome shotgun sequence genome contains the following:
- the LOC120074109 gene encoding exocyst complex component EXO70H1-like isoform X1: MPKNGKRIFGFCSKMLSPLVSPSYSNSSSTSEVASESMIDRSLQSTAEIINKWSTESRAYAEVSSIFHQSKEEALRFIRCVNELQKVMHHLTSEKLVFAHRLMKIAMKRLQVEFYRILSVEREPFDVESSPVRVRTAEDCDVRRISSVAMADLRAIADCMISSGHTKECVEIYTTIRKSVVDEGMYRLGIGKFSSQMIRKMNSEAVDFRIKKWLEGASTAITTIFNAERDLCDCVFATAESVKESCFTKICKDGAMLLFAFPEVIVKNQKSQKNLFCSLDMFTVIFENWSRIESIFSFQSTEVIQAQAIASLSVLSESISAVLSDYESSIQNDSSNSLSVDGGIHTLALQSMDCLSLLADYREILYLIFSRWPPPKKSPLLSDSCSSTSNSDDSPVSAVSSYMARIIFILLCKLDSKARLCDDISLSYFFLANNVRFVIWQVQSSKLHYLLGEEWIALHKAKVKQYIDSYERLAWGKVISTLPGNPTAALSTAEVAEVYDNFNSSFKEAYRKQRSSIVTDPKLRFEILTIAKSWLPVYREFYNAHRFPVGEEVIARLTPEDVENYLSHLFFPQVESNLFPNQQNPHT, encoded by the coding sequence ATGCCGAAAAATGGAAAGAGGATTTTTGGATTTTGTTCCAAGATGTTATCGCCTTTGGTCTCTCCTAGTTACTCCAATTCTTCTTCAACATCGGAAGTTGCTTCAGAATCCATGATTGATCGGAGTTTGCAGTCCACTGCAGAAATCATCAACAAGTGGAGCACGGAGTCCAGGGCCTACGCCGAAGTATCGTCCATTTTTCACCAGAGCAAGGAGGAAGCCTTGCGATTCATCCGATGTGTGAACGAACTCCAAAAGGTTATGCATCACTTGACCTCTGAGAAACTTGTATTTGCTCATAGATTGATGAAGATTGCGATGAAGAGACTTCAGGTGGAATTCTATAGGATTCTTTCCGTGGAACGCGAACCGTTCGATGTCGAATCGAGTCCAGTTCGAGTTCGTACGGCAGAGGATTGTGATGTGAGAAGAATTTCCTCCGTCGCTATGGCGGATCTGAGAGCGATAGCGGATTGTATGATCTCCTCTGGTCATACTAAAGAATGTGTTGAAATTTACACAACTATTCGAAAATCTGTTGTTGACGAAGGAATGTACCGTCTCGGCATCGGGAAATTTTCGTCGCAAATGATCCGTAAGATGAATTCTGAGGCTGTTGATTTCAGAATCAAGAAGTGGTTAGAAGGTGCGAGTACTGCAATCACAACGATTTTCAATGCGGAGCGAGATTTGTGCGATTGCGTATTTGCGACTGCCGAATCCGTTAAGGAATCTTGTTTCACCAAAATATGCAAAGACGGTGCTATGCTTCTGTTTGCATTTCCGGAAGTTATCGTGAAGAATCAGAAATCGCAAAAGAATTTGTTCTGCTCACTCGATATGTTCACTGTCATATTCGAAAACTGGTCAAGAATCGAATCGATCTTCTCATTTCAATCCACTGAAGTAATTCAAGCACAAGCCATCGCTTCGCTCAGCGTTCTATCGGAGTCGATCTCCGCAGTGCTCTCAGATTACGAATCGTCCATTCAAAACGATTCCTCCAATTCACTTTCCGTCGACGGCGGAATACACACCTTAGCTCTTCAATCGATGGACTGCCTCTCTCTCCTCGCCGATTACCGAGAAATTCTCTACTTAATTTTCTCCCGGTGGCCGCCGCCGAAGAAATCTCCTCTTCTGTCCGATTCTTGTTCCAGTACTTCTAATTCCGACGATTCTCCAGTTTCAGCGGTTTCTTCATACATGGCGCGGATAATCTTCATCCTCCTCTGCAAGCTCGATAGTAAAGCAAGGCTGTGCGACGACATTTCACTCTCATACTTTTTCTTAGCCAACAATGTCCGATTCGTCATCTGGCAGGTCCAAAGCTCCAAGCTCCATTATCTTCTCGGAGAGGAATGGATCGCACTGCACAAAGCAAAAGTAAAACAGTACATCGATAGTTACGAGCGGTTAGCATGGGGAAAAGTTATTTCAACGCTTCCAGGAAACCCAACGGCCGCTCTTTCGACGGCGGAAGTGGCGGAGGTTTACGATAACTTCAATTCCAGTTTCAAGGAAGCATACCGGAAACAGAGATCGAGCATCGTAACGGACCCGAAGCTCCGATTTGAAATCTTGACG
- the LOC120074109 gene encoding exocyst complex component EXO70H1-like isoform X2 has translation MPKNGKRIFGFCSKMLSPLVSPSYSNSSSTSEVASESMIDRSLQSTAEIINKWSTESRAYAEVSSIFHQSKEEALRFIRCVNELQKVMHHLTSEKLVFAHRLMKIAMKRLQVEFYRILSVEREPFDVESSPVRVRTAEDCDVRRISSVAMADLRAIADCMISSGHTKECVEIYTTIRKSVVDEGMYRLGIGKFSSQMIRKMNSEAVDFRIKKWLEGASTAITTIFNAERDLCDCVFATAESVKESCFTKICKDGAMLLFAFPEVIVKNQKSQKNLFCSLDMFTVIFENWSRIESIFSFQSTEVIQAQAIASLSVLSESISAVLSDYESSIQNDSSNSLSVDGGIHTLALQSMDCLSLLADYREILYLIFSRWPPPKKSPLLSDSCSSTSNSDDSPVSAVSSYMARIIFILLCKLDSKARLCDDISLSYFFLANNVRFVIWQVQSSKLHYLLGEEWIALHKAKVKQYIDSYERLAWGKVISTLPGNPTAALSTAEVAEVYDNFNSSFKEAYRKQRSSIVTDPKLRFEILTIAKSWLPVYREFYNAHRFPVGEEVESNLFPNQQNPHT, from the coding sequence ATGCCGAAAAATGGAAAGAGGATTTTTGGATTTTGTTCCAAGATGTTATCGCCTTTGGTCTCTCCTAGTTACTCCAATTCTTCTTCAACATCGGAAGTTGCTTCAGAATCCATGATTGATCGGAGTTTGCAGTCCACTGCAGAAATCATCAACAAGTGGAGCACGGAGTCCAGGGCCTACGCCGAAGTATCGTCCATTTTTCACCAGAGCAAGGAGGAAGCCTTGCGATTCATCCGATGTGTGAACGAACTCCAAAAGGTTATGCATCACTTGACCTCTGAGAAACTTGTATTTGCTCATAGATTGATGAAGATTGCGATGAAGAGACTTCAGGTGGAATTCTATAGGATTCTTTCCGTGGAACGCGAACCGTTCGATGTCGAATCGAGTCCAGTTCGAGTTCGTACGGCAGAGGATTGTGATGTGAGAAGAATTTCCTCCGTCGCTATGGCGGATCTGAGAGCGATAGCGGATTGTATGATCTCCTCTGGTCATACTAAAGAATGTGTTGAAATTTACACAACTATTCGAAAATCTGTTGTTGACGAAGGAATGTACCGTCTCGGCATCGGGAAATTTTCGTCGCAAATGATCCGTAAGATGAATTCTGAGGCTGTTGATTTCAGAATCAAGAAGTGGTTAGAAGGTGCGAGTACTGCAATCACAACGATTTTCAATGCGGAGCGAGATTTGTGCGATTGCGTATTTGCGACTGCCGAATCCGTTAAGGAATCTTGTTTCACCAAAATATGCAAAGACGGTGCTATGCTTCTGTTTGCATTTCCGGAAGTTATCGTGAAGAATCAGAAATCGCAAAAGAATTTGTTCTGCTCACTCGATATGTTCACTGTCATATTCGAAAACTGGTCAAGAATCGAATCGATCTTCTCATTTCAATCCACTGAAGTAATTCAAGCACAAGCCATCGCTTCGCTCAGCGTTCTATCGGAGTCGATCTCCGCAGTGCTCTCAGATTACGAATCGTCCATTCAAAACGATTCCTCCAATTCACTTTCCGTCGACGGCGGAATACACACCTTAGCTCTTCAATCGATGGACTGCCTCTCTCTCCTCGCCGATTACCGAGAAATTCTCTACTTAATTTTCTCCCGGTGGCCGCCGCCGAAGAAATCTCCTCTTCTGTCCGATTCTTGTTCCAGTACTTCTAATTCCGACGATTCTCCAGTTTCAGCGGTTTCTTCATACATGGCGCGGATAATCTTCATCCTCCTCTGCAAGCTCGATAGTAAAGCAAGGCTGTGCGACGACATTTCACTCTCATACTTTTTCTTAGCCAACAATGTCCGATTCGTCATCTGGCAGGTCCAAAGCTCCAAGCTCCATTATCTTCTCGGAGAGGAATGGATCGCACTGCACAAAGCAAAAGTAAAACAGTACATCGATAGTTACGAGCGGTTAGCATGGGGAAAAGTTATTTCAACGCTTCCAGGAAACCCAACGGCCGCTCTTTCGACGGCGGAAGTGGCGGAGGTTTACGATAACTTCAATTCCAGTTTCAAGGAAGCATACCGGAAACAGAGATCGAGCATCGTAACGGACCCGAAGCTCCGATTTGAAATCTTGACG